The genomic window ACAATTACAGCCAAAATCTGGTGAACAATAGCATCTCTGTTTGTGGGGTGGAGGGAGAGTGGCAAACTCCTAGCACCGATCTGCTTGCTTTAATAAAAGGcattccttgttttttttttcccagggagTGAACTGGGAGCCATGGAAGGGCCATGAGTTCTCCATCCCTTTTACCGAGATGAAGATCCGTCCTCAGTCTTCTAGTAATGAGTCAATCcttgggaggaggaagagaactctacagggaaggaggaagaagatcAGGGCTTAAATTGTCCTCTGTGCAGGACCCCAAAATTATTATTTGGTATTTCTTATCAAAGTTAGGTTTGGATGACTTTTTCCAACACTTTGGAAGCAACTGTTGACCAACTTGCCCCCAGAAGGCTCTGTGtctgcagcccagcctgcttCCAGCCTTTGGAGCTCCTGACAGGTGATCTGTCAGAGACTGGGAGGGGGCTCGCTGGGGGTATTAGGCTTGTAGCTTCCCTGGTTGGCTAAATGTGACAAGGACCTGCTTGATCCAATGTATGCAACTTTTATGAATTGCATGTAAAACAAGTGTTAATACATGCTATTGTTTCTTAAAACCCAGCTTGCTGACTCCTTGTTTCTCTGGTGCCATCCACCTCAGacttcaacaaaaataaatttgatcccactgaaaaatgaaagctcCCTACATTGTACCAGAGGGCACTTTCCTGAGACAGTCTCCTTCACTTGGTCTGTAGTCCTCgtttcttttcccctcatcttCTGGGGCACAGCATTCCTTTCTCTGCCTCCAGTCAAACTGCTGGGCTTTGGGAGACATTGTCAGGCTGTTAGCAGGGCTCATTAACCCAGGCAAAGTCTGTAGTCTGGCTTCCTCAGGTTCCTCAAGCTCCAATATCACATCTTTCCAAGTAAAAATTCTGCTCTATGTTCAGCTTGTCTCTTCTTGTCTCCCAGTCAGATGACAAGCCTGAGGAGACATGCAGTGAATTAATGTTCATGCTCCCAGATGATGCCCAGAAAAAGGTGAGACTGTGAGGGTTACAGTCCTCCAAGCTCTTACTACCATCCCAGACCTCTACATGATGCTTACCTGATACAGGCCAGGAAGAAAATCCTCTGTGCGACTGTTCCATCTGCCGCCCTCTGCTTTTTCATTAGCAGTGTGGGTAGCCAGTGATTCTGAAATCAAATCGCTTATCATCCAACCCTAAAATGAGCATCTTTGAATTAAACTGATCATCCTGCACGCTCTCCCTCAGGCTTTTCTTTCAGGCTGTCTGCAGATTCAGGTGGGCTCCAGCATCTGGTTTCACATTTGGCTGCTTTCTTCTTCACAACCATAAAGGTGAGTTTTACTTTCTTGCCCTGAGCAGATATGTAAATTCTGGACCATCAGTTACAGCCAAGGAAGAAGTATGAGCTCACCAAACGATGCTTGCTTAAAGGCTTGCTTGTCTGAGCAGATTGGAATGTGATTGTCCTATGTCTTAGTGGCTTCTTCTATCCCAGTGCTAAGCTGAGCAACAcgttttaaagaatatttatcaGACTGGGGAAgcaataaaattacaaataaaggaagtctgaaaatatttctgtcgTCTTTGCTTTGGGTGGTagaattattattgttttcaatTTAAACTAAGCTTTCTTTACAGAGGTGGAGTAATACCAGGCCCATAGCATTGCCAGAGCTATGTGGAAAAACTGGCACCATAACAATTAGTCCTTTGGAGTCTGCTCCAGAATGGAGACGGGGACTACGTGATCTCTTCATGACTTGATACTGCAAAGCAATTAACTGCTCTGTGGCTGCTAGGACCTGGCTGAGGAGAGCTAGCCAGAGAGTTGCCTCAAAGGTGAGCTCTAAATTCTTTGTACTACTTTCATTTCTATGTTGCTTGTCGGGGTGGGCAGGCAGAGACTCAGCTGAGCTGCATGAGGACATCCAAGCCCCCCCATatgagggaaggaagagagtaATGGAGGGcggagaggaaaggaaaattgcaCTTGAAGTGTTTTGCAGCTCTTTGCTAAGAGCATGAGAAAAGGACttgggaaaaggagagagattattttttgtGCTTAAGTGATTCCTCGCCATCATGCACTTGTCTGCATGAGAGGACAGGTTTCACTGTGATGGTCAGTTAAGGGGCATGGTGCAGGTGTGAGGCAGGTGAGCGAGGGGAACCTGAGGACTAGCCTTACGCAACAGCACTCTAAAATCAAATGTATGCtctaaaaagcagcaggaatgactgctcccagcagctcgTCCCTGTGCAATCCACAGAGGCAAAACATGATCCTCCCCCAAAGCTGAAACTTACTTGGGAGCAGGGAATGTTCTCTTAAGAAGGCTGGGCTTTGTATCTCAGAGCTAAAGGCAAGTGAGGCACCTTATTAGCAGTTTTGGAGGTGGCATTTACTTTTCCCTTCTAAGTGTGGGCCCTCCCCTTCACTCGGAAGGGCAGTCACCGGCAGCTGCTAGAGCTATGTGGGAAGTCAGTGTTTCCGAACAGCCACGGGATGGCATCCTCTCTTCATGCTAGCTTAGGAGAATGTGTCCTGTATCCAGCTGGCCTCCATAGAAAGACCTTTTTGGGGTTAACCAGTCTGTATTACAGCTTTAGAAGCTCAGACTGCTCCAATAACACAATTTCtttgcctgcaggagctggctggtCTGGTTTGAAGGCTTGGGCTGCTTGGGGTagtcccagaaaaaaaattgacatcCTCTTACTGCCCTTGTTTTGAGGCTATACCCAGCCCTGCAGTGGCTGTGCCTTAGGGCCAGAACAGCTTCTCAAAGCTTCTGCCTTGCAAATTTTGTGGACGGTGAGGTTTGCAGTGTGCCCAGGGCAGAACTTCAGTCCCAGAAGCATGCACTGCCTCGGCATCACTGGCTTGATGGGGATCGTGCTGTTGATGGCCATGCCAGGACCCATCTGCTGTGTTATGTCAGGctcagcacagccgctgctgctgctggcacttgGAGGGCTGAACTCTGCACAACGCAGCTGTGCGGAGCTGGTGGAATCCTCACCCACCTCCCCACTGTCCCCCCCACTTCCCAGTGGTGTAACTCAGCATTCAGTGGGCTATGGAGAGAGAAGACAGCAGCGTCTCACTGCCCCGGGCGCTAGCTTAGCAAGcagccatgctgcttttggtcATTGCTTCAACCTTTCTTGGCTGAAGAAATAACACAACACTCAATGAGAATCCAATTCTCCCCTCCTAGGGGTGTTTCAGGAGCGTGTGGGACAGTTTTGGCAATCCCTGGACTGCTCCAGTTTAAGGGATGATCAACttgacccccccagccccgggggcaggtttcatttttgtttgttttcatggacagggagctctgcagccacTCACTGCCCCATTTGGGGAAGCTCTGGCCCTGCTGCATGCCTGGTGCAGACAGCTGCGAGGAGCTGCAGACACCGTGAAATACTTGTCTGATGAAAATCAGCTGGGGCTCATTCTGTGTTGCAGACCCTccacaaggaggaaaaaagcagcgTTTTGAGCTgcaaagagttttttttcttcctcctgctacTTTTTGCCCTTGGGGAGAGGAGCTCGACTGTGTTCATTAGCAAGGTGAGGCCATTAAACTTGATTAAGCTAAGCtgtttctttaagaaaacatcTCGGAGCTGCACAGCTGGCTGCAGACAGGAAGGCACAGAGCCTCTGACCACTGAGCTCTCCCGCTGTCTTATCTAGGGCCAGGGCACAGATACAAGAAAAATTTCCCCATGAAAGTAAACATGACTGAGAGCTAGAGATACGGCACTTGATTACAGTTttgcagtaatttatttttgtaaaaaaaaaaaaaaaaaaaaaaaaggcaaaaagtttattttttcccctgttgcaTGGACTCCTTAGGAAAATAAGAGGTCTATGCTGAAATGAAGTTGCAGGGAGACAGTGCAGGGGTGGCTGCAGTGCAGGGCCCACGTGGCGGCGTTTCTGTACCGTGCTGCTCTCGCCTCCTCGCCAcggtgggtgctgtggggtcaCCCCGCAGCCCCTTCTTGGTCTGGCTGAACTGGGGGAGCAGTACCTGGCCAGGGGACGGATGTTTCTCTCTGGGATTAGGTGTGGCAAAGCCTCATTCTCCCACCATTATATGTGGCTTCCTGttctggaggaggagggagctgcttGTTTCAATGGTCACAAAGTGAAGTGGGAAATAAGGCACATATGGGGGCAATTTAAGCCCTGCGTGAGGAGGAGCCTGGCCTCAAGGCTGTCACCAACACAGCCAGACGGAGCCAAGCCCTGTGATGTGACATTAGCGTCACCGCCCTGGTGGAGGCGGACAAACTGGGGCCGGGTGACACAAGTGACCGCTGGGAACTGGTGGCTTTCCCACCCGGGAGCTGGGAAAATGGCACTGCCTTTCCTCAGGCTGGATGTGGCCACGTCCAGCAGCTCCATCCAGGCTTGTCCTTGTGGGTTTGGCTTCTCCTCCCCAGATGTCTGGCTCTCGTTGGCAGCTCCAGTCTGCACCAGGGGCTTTAAAAAGTGGTAAAAAGCAGGAGGATGCAGGGCAAAAAATGGATGTGATGAAGCCTCTGATCACACCTGCGCATCCCTCTCTGGCAAAGCAAACTGGGGGAGACAGAGCCTGGTGGGATGGAGAGCGGGGCGCAGAGGAGATCCCCCAGCTCCTCAGGAGGTAGGTTTGGGGGGAGCAGAGGGTTAAACCTGAGCTGGGTGTGGGCTGGTAGCTGCTGAGGCCGGCTGAGCTATCGCTTGTCCAAGGAGGTGATGGAGAGACGAGGatgatggagatggagatgggtGTGGGATCCAGCTGGGTAGGAAGGACAGGATGTACCCTCCAGCACATCCCAAATCCCAGATGCAGCTGTCTCAACAGCcatacagcagctgggagagctgcccGGCTGGCAGCAGCATGTGCTGGTGGGTCTGCGCATGTCCCAGTGCGTGGCATGGGCCGAGAGGAGGGCTGAGTGTGCCAGGCAAGTGTCTCTGCTGCTCCGATACCGATTCAGTGTGCCTAGCCCCCGGCAGAGGGGGCCTTTGGTCCTGCTCTTTAGTAGTCATTCAATAAATAACACTAATGCCCGTAGCTGAACTGTTACACAGCCTCAGGTTGCGTCTCTGCTCTTGCAGTAGCACAGAGGTGGTGCAGCCTTTGCTGCAGCACGGTGAGCTCTTCAAAGGCAAGTCTGCACAAAACAGTCTTTCAAGGAACATTTTTGAAGTGCTGGTGCAAAAGGGCTGGTCTTGCGGCCTCCTCGCTCCTTCCTGCCTCTAGGCTGGGTGGTAGCGTGGacttctgctttgctgccttAAATTGGGTCCTGAGGTCTCTGAGGTCGGGCTGAGTTGCACCTCGTGGTGCTCTTATTGCCTTTGGTTTGGGGGCCAGAGGGGACAGGATGCCTCTGTGCCGTGCTGTAATGCTGCGCTCGGCTTGCTTTGTGACTCCAAGGTGAGGGGGTGCACAGCCTGGTGGCGGGTCACCCCCAGGTGCTCAGTGGGACCGGTGTCCGTACATGCGTGTGTGTCCTTCACCGGGGTTTTGAGCTTCGGGCACACCGCTGCAGTGCGGGACACAAACCTGCGTCCAACTGCCTTGCTCTGTGCTCACCCTttggtgctgggctctgcctcttCTCAAAGTCACTGTGAAATGGCAGCAGTTTTGGCATCTCCTTGCCCCTCGTAGTGCGCAGCTGGAAGGACCGGCAGCATCTGCGGGGACAGACCGTGTGTCCTCTTGTCTGCTAGATGGGCAAGGATGGCCTCTTGTCCAGCAAGAGCAGCTTGGGCTGAGCTGAGATCCACAGGTCCTCTTcatccttcttcttcttcttcttcttgttcttcttgttcttgtCGGCGTGTGGCTGTCCCTTGCTGCTGGGGCCGCCTTTCTTCCTATTttgccgccgccgccgccagctggagaagcagcagtggcagcagatGAAAATGGACGCGATGAGGACGACAAAGGGCAGGCCCATCAGCACTACGAGGCAGACAGTGTTGAAGACTCCCTCCTTGTGCTTGGTGCGGATGAGTTCCAAGATGGAATTAAAGAAAGAGCTGATCTTCTGCTCCATGTTGCCCCCTGGGCAGCAGGCTCCCTCTGCTTGAAGGCCCCTTGGGATACGTTTGGCTCCTGGAAAGAGCTATCGGGCTTCACAAGTGGCTCTGGATGGTGCCTGCAGAGACAAGAAATCACACAAGTCAGTTGCCTGCACccttggcatttttttccttggagatGCCAGCATGGCCAAAGCCTCTGCAGGGTGAGAGGTCTGCAGCCACAGAGGGGTCTGGCCAAGCGTCCCTCCAGCGAGGAGCACTCAGTAGGTGAGAGCCTGCTGAACCTGAGCAGATCACCCGTGGTGTGGTGCGGGACCCCAgtccccagagagcagccctgcacccAATTCCACCTCTGTGTGAGCAGGGGCTGTCTGCAGGAGTGGGATGAGCCTTGGCCTGGGATAGAGGAGTCTCTGTGACTCACCTGGGAATTGCTCCAAGGCTTGGGCAGGGCTGAGGAACATTTTTGTGGCATGACGCGAGGTTTTCCTCTCCCTTGGAGGGAAaggtgctgctgagccccaggTTTTTGGGGAAACCCTCCTGCAGGCAACCCGCCATGGAGGCAGGCAGGGGtaagggagctgctgcctccactCCCAGCTCTGGTCCTGCCTTAGGGCCAGACAAAGCTCCTCTGGGGCCTTTGAGCCCTGAATTTGAAGTTTTGGGGTCACTGAATTATGGACTGTGCAGACAGAGCCAGCAGGAGCAACATCAGGCTCTAAGACCATGTTTCACCCTTGCTCCATGTTTTACATCGGTGTCTCAGCCTTTGGTCTTCAAGCCCTACAGCCTTTCCAGGGAATACCGAAATCCCAGTGTGCACCaatggggaaactgaggtaCGGTAAAAGGAAAACCAGACTTTCACAGGGTGACAACTCAGCTGTACAGCCTGAACCCCAGTGATGTCCCGGAGGGGCTGCTCGCCATCACCAGCAGCCAGACCCAGGGCGAAGCGGAGAAATTTTGAGCAGAGCCAACAGCCActggcagctgggctctgctcagatGACCCCCCAATCTCTGGGTCTCTGACTGCTCCTGCAGAGACCACACTCCCCCAGGGAGGAACAGGAGCAGCCCTGGCCTGCTTTTGCTTGAAGCTTCTACGACTGCGGTGCTATCATTCCCCGCTCTGAACCATGCTTATTGCTGTTGCAGCACCTGTGGCCTCGAGGATGCTCGTGCATGCAGCACTGTGGGTTTCCGCTGCACTTTGCCATGCACATCCTCCCGCCTAGCCTCACAGTCACACACCCTCCTGGTGACCAGAAAAAACCACCCGgtctgaaaaagaaaccaaaagagCCCCACCTAGCCCTAAACATAGCGCTTGTGACACCCCCAGAGGAAGCGGGGCTCTCCGTCAGGGGCGGTATCTGGGCAGGCAGGCTCCAAGGGGCAGCACCAAAGGGAAAATCCTGCCTTTGGAAGCGCTGCATCTTCTGCTTCCTGCACGCTCAAAGGGAAACTAAAAAAGGGTTTGTTCCCAGGGGAGGTACAGGACCGTCCCCTGGTGCCCATTGCTACTTCTGTTGCCCCCAGGTTCTGCACAGGGGGAACGCAGAGGGCAGCTTCTTTCAGATGCTCGGTGTCCCAAATTGCCTTCTCTCAGAGGCCTTTTTTTAGTAGAGATGTCATAAAGGTTAAATGGCAGCACAAATAAACAGAGCAGCTTTCCCTCGGCCTGAGCCATCTGCGCGAGGCAAGTTTGCCATTTATCCATAAATACCCTGGCCATTCATTATCCAGGCAGGAACATTGCCTCCTATGATACACTTAACtccaaaaagcaagcaaacaaacaaacaaaacaacacaagacCAACAACCGCCTTAGTTTCAGACAAAACAGGATGTACAGTTTTATTCCTGCACTGAGCTGCTTCGTGTTTACTGCCTCTGAGCTtcagaggagggaaggagggctgGGACTTCCTTTTAAGCTCATAATTAATtgtttgcagtttaaaaaaaaaaaagaaaagcagagcccTTTGAAATGCTTCCACTTGAAAATGGATCTGAATGTGCTGAAAAAAAGCCCTGACTGGTTGATTTTGGGATGTGCCTGGCCCAGAGGGACCTTCCTGGCTGAGGCATGTGGGGAAGCAGTGGAGCAGTGGGTCCCAACCCGAGCCCACCGACGTGGGGTAATGGCACCGGGGGCTGCGGTGCAGCGACCCAGCAGTATCCCTCCGAGGGCCCTGGCACTGCCCTGTGCCGAAACCACAGCCCCGGCCACCTCCGAGCACGGCTCTGCAGCTGGTTTATAAACgccttttctttttggtgtgCGCATCGCcctttgttttgcagatgaaGAGATGTCTATGTGCTAAAGAAAGGGgttcttcagttttaaagaacagaggggaggggagagcaggAAAACTGGTGCCTTTGGAGCCTGTGAGCGCAAGGGGTTAGCCGAGGCCACTCGTTGCTAGCTCAAAGGCTGCCTCAGTGCAGCCTCACCGTTTCGGAAAATTTCATGGTGTTGCTCAGTTTGGTGAAGCCACAGCATCTCCCTCCAAGAGAGAGGATGGAGAGGGAGAGCTGTGTCCATGCTATGGCCCCTGATGGACCTGAGCTCAGAGCccgcagagctgctggcaggagcttGGCTGTTTTTCTCGGTCAAGGTATGGGACCAAAAATTGGGCCAGGGAGGTGTTCAGAGACAGGGCAGTGTCTTTGGGAAGGCTGCTCAATGCCCTGCTAAATGAGCTCTTTGTTCTTGGGTAGCCAGCACTGGCAGCATGTCAGGGGAAAGCTGACACGGTAACTCGCTCGGGAAATCCTGTGgtggggacatggggctggggctgctctctgTGCCCCTTGTGTAAGGTTTTATTGACCATTGGTGCCCAGCGTCGGCTCTTTTAACTGGCGTCGGCTGGAAGCGAGCCGATTTTCAAGGGCGGGGAGCATCTCCTGCGTTACGGGCGGCCGTGGGTGGAAAACAAGCACAAACTGGGGCCAACACTCCTGGCTGGGGAGGCAAAGGAACCAAAACACAGAGTTGCCTTGGCAATGCCAGCTCGCCCATGCCTGAGACTGAGCGACCGCAGCGTGGGGGCCAGAGGTGAAGATTGTAGGGAGGCGGCAGCTCCCTGAGAGTGGGGCTGGGACCTGCTACGTGCGGACTTCTCCCTCGGGGCCTGC from Aythya fuligula isolate bAytFul2 chromosome 8, bAytFul2.pri, whole genome shotgun sequence includes these protein-coding regions:
- the KIAA0040 gene encoding uncharacterized protein KIAA0040 homolog, with amino-acid sequence MEQKISSFFNSILELIRTKHKEGVFNTVCLVVLMGLPFVVLIASIFICCHCCFSSWRRRRQNRKKGGPSSKGQPHADKNKKNKKKKKKKDEEDLWISAQPKLLLLDKRPSLPI